A DNA window from Archocentrus centrarchus isolate MPI-CPG fArcCen1 chromosome 15, fArcCen1, whole genome shotgun sequence contains the following coding sequences:
- the LOC115792825 gene encoding monocarboxylate transporter 9: protein MASKVLDGGWGWVIVVASFMAQFLAYGSPQSVGVLYPEWLHAYQQGKGLTAWVGSLVAGVGLIASPICSACVENFGARPVTVFSGVMVAGGLMLSAFAPNVEFLIFSYGIVVGLGCGLVFAATLTITCQYFDKRRGLALGIVTTGTSVGAFTYATAQNELIVLYGLDGCLLIIGALALNLMACAGFMRPLNMPGYYLKQKAALERTTEDQVFEKPPLGDLTITGGSTTAAPEKILTVKELLVTIDAKDLTTQTMKKKGSFFSGLDIIKVAKEKQQAYSRYINSISEILQDQAMVAFCIGVFMFSLGAFPPVLFIEDVAQSQGLIEEVSLIPLVSIGAIATCVSKLGLGILVDIRWINSIYLYAFTMFAGGVALLIIPITNSYVGLQILSATVGFANGNWSLTSYITTKIVGLEKLTQAHGIVMFFGGFGIMLGPPVVGWFFDWTQSYDLAFYFSGIFVLLGALLLTLLTIPCWNKKHPENDRPEVHYTSNCDKVASVA from the exons ATGGCTTCAAAAGTGCTCGATGGAGGCTGGGGATGGGTGATTGTTGTGGCTTCCTTCATGGCCCAGTTCCTGGCTTATGGATCACCCCAGTCCGTGGGGGTACTCTACCCTGAGTGGCTGCATGCCTACCAGCAAGGCAAGGGCTTGACGGCCTGGGTGGGCTCCCTTGTGGCTGGAGTGGGACTAATAGCCA GTCCTATCTGCAGTGCCTGCGTAGAGAACTTTGGAGCTCGCCCTGTGACCGTCTTCAGCGGTGTAATGGTGGCTGGCGGCCTGATGCTCAGTGCCTTTGCTCCAAATGTCGAGTTCCTTATCTTTTCCTATGGAATTGTGGTTG GCCTGGGTTGTGGTCTAGTCTTTGCAGCCACCTTGACAATCACCTGTCAGTATTTTGATAAAAGACGCGGCCTCGCCCTTGGCATTGTGACCACAG GCACAAGTGTTGGAGCATTCACCTACGCCACTGCTCAGAATGAGCTCATCGTGTTGTATGGTTTGGATGGTTGCCTCCTTATCATTGGAGCTTTAGCACTAAACCTCATGGCCTGTGCTGGCTTCATGAGGCCCCTCAACATGCCCGGGTACTACCTCAAACAGAAGGCCGCCCTCGAGCGCACCACAGAAGACCAGGTTTTTGAAAAGCCCCCACTGGGTGACCTGACGATAACAGGAGGTTCTACCACAGCTGCTCCAGAGAAAATCCTGACAGTGAAGGAATTGCTCGTTACCATTGATGCCAAGGACTTGACCACTCAGACTATGAAGAAGAAAGGCAGCTTCTTTTCTGGGTTAGACATTATAAAAGTTGCCAAGGAAAAGCAGCAGGCTTACTCCAGGTATATTAACTCCATTTCTGAGATTCTGCAGGACCAAGCTATGGTGGCCTTCTGCATTGGTGTTTTCATGTTTAGTCTAGGTGCATTCCCACCTGTGCTTTTTATCGAGGATGTGGCACAGAGTCAAGGACTCATTGAAGAAGTTAGTCTCATTCCTTTGGTATCAATAGGGGCCATTGCAACTTGTGTAAGTAAACTAGGACTAGGTATCCTGGTGGACATCAGGTGGATTAACAGCATCTATCTCTATGCCTTCACTATGTTTGCGGGAGGTGTGGCACTGCTCATTATTCCTATCACTAACAGTTATGTAGGACTGCAGATCCTATCTGCTACTGTTGGTTTTGCCAATGGAAACTGGTCTCTCACCTCCTACATTACCACGAAGATTGTTGGCTTGGAAAAGCTGACACAAGCTCACGGCATCGTCATGTTTTTCGGGGGATTTGGCATCATGCTTGGGCCCCCTGTTGTAG GGTGGTTCTTTGACTGGACACAGTCGTATGACTTGGCGTTCTACTTTAGTGGGATCTTTGTGTTGCTGGGAGCATTGCTTCTCACTTTGCTCACCATTCCCTGCTGGAACAAGAAGCACCCCGAGAACGACAGACCAGAGGTCCATTATACCAGCAACTGTGACAAAGTTGCTTCAGTAGCCTGA